A genomic stretch from Podospora pseudoanserina strain CBS 124.78 chromosome 3, whole genome shotgun sequence includes:
- a CDS encoding hypothetical protein (EggNog:ENOG503PFFW), which yields MEGLRVGISVEGVDQQHNEEKDSSCECHINKAEIQKGAWNEDRSECISNCKTQFLQSISPGWSEAASGWADVCGNLNSTSKGVEVAEYRFWSLYWCDSTFCGVAIDQSKGLGQDPNVDSIITTCDNNGFKPIIDPGPPHEDFKCSTEGDGAGSCTDSSFSRLQLTSSVTWESSALLPTAASATAVGVGLGSVSTVQGTTSVLQESDFSRPPLANTFMAPESQQTEAVPPLPTTTPTTAEIFTFTAETISTSSDPTKLPPMNGLETSFPAPSFPASTFAVSLISSLTTSTLLTTTSTSSTSSATHPAASKTSTSTSAPAASATAAENGLSNPAKIAIAVCTTIALLMLICALFLCLRKRKRGGESSPPHRSLRSRLGLNNGKWGGGNNPTPLISPASSLMGTTANNQGITPPLRLRQRKFIPSLLPSILRPGGARSGSPPLTPLTPQHSTGGVFPSSPICTPTTSKLVPRHERTPGGYTGGLPPIPAPVPMFVKDCGRGSGSAASSMTAATTNNFFGGGGVGGGFEKSPSSSSPARPKRPHDGPLEIPDLLVGGGGGGGGGGSSTGSLVSPPLSPPPTRALPATPPVGTTRAGGNGNGNHWSVVSSSSSNYSSEAGNGGRAKGMGLGGTLYHHQRGSAGVGKERGSWGSWSGTTAQQQGTGTIGKAIGSVRDKDRVGKGEEVSPRSSSSSSSSGSSDTVTGGTVKGGTTGGRGDVSSLGEGGRI from the exons ATGGAAGGATTAAGAGTAGGGATCTCGGTGGAAGGGGTCGACCAGCAGCACAACGAGGAAAAGGACAGCAGCTGCGAGTGTCATATCAACAAGGCGGAGATCCAAAAGGGGGCATGGAACGAGGACAGGAGCGAGTGCATATCCAACTGCAAGACGCAGTTTCTGCAGTCGATAAGCCCGGGATGGAGCGAAGCGGCGTCGGGATGGGCGGACGTGTGCGGCAATCTCAACTCGACGAGCAAAGGTGTCGAGGTTGCTGAATACAGGTTTTGGTCCCTTTACTGGTGCGACTCGACGTTTTGCGGGGTAGCGATAGACCAGAGCAAGGGACTGGGGCAAGATC CGAATGTTGATtcgatcatcaccacctgtGACAA TAATGGGTTCAAACCGATTATTGATCCTGGACCACCGCACGAGGACTTCAAATGCAGCACTGAGGGGGATGGAGCGGGTTCGTGTACGGACAGTTCGTTTTCGAGGCTGCAGCTGACGTCGTCGGTGACATGGGAGTCTTCGGCGTTGCTGCCAACGGCAGCATCTGCGACGGCTGTGGGTGTGGGATTGGGTTCTGTGAGCACGGTACAAGGTACGACCTCTGTTTTGCAAGAGTCTGACTTTTCTCGTCCTCCACTGGCAAATACCTTCATGGCACCAGAGAGCCAACAGACGGAGGCTGTTCCCCCTCTgcccacaacaaccccgacgACGGCAGAGATATTTACATTCACGGCAGAAACAATATCGACCTCATCGGACCCAACAAAACTACCGCCAATGAACGGACTGGAAACAAGTTTCCCTGCCCCATCATTTCCCGCGAGCACATTTGCTGTCTCGTTAATATCCTCCCTGACGACATCGACATTATTGACAACAACTTCGACATCATCCACTTCATCAGCCACACACCCAGCAGCATCAAAAACATCCACCTCTACCTCTGCCCCTGccgcctcagcaacagcagccgagAACGGCCtttccaacccagccaaaaTCGCCATCGCAGTCtgcaccaccatcgccctcctcatGCTCATCTGCGCTCTGTTCCTTTGCCTCCGCAAGCGAAAACGCGGCGGCGAATCATCGCCCCCCCATCGCAGCCTCCGCTCCCGACTAGGCCTCAACAATGGCAAATGGGGGGGCGGCAACAACCCAACACCGCTGATCTCACCGGCAAGCTCCCTGATGGGAAcaacagccaacaaccaagGCATCACCCCGCCTCTCCGTCTCCGCCAGAGAAAATTCATCCCTTCTCTTTTACCGTCTATCCTCCGCCCAGGAGGCGCCCGCTCGGGCTCACCCCCTTTGACACCCCTCACGCCGCAGCACAGCACAGGCGGGGTTTTCCCGTCAAGCCCGATTTGTACCCCCACGACTTCGAAGCTGGTTCCTAGACATGAGAGGACGCCTGGGGGGTACACGGGCGGGTTGCCGCCTATTCCTGCGCCGGTTCCGATGTTTGTGAAGGATTGTGGGAGGGGTAGTGGTAGTGCGGCATCTTCCATGACGGCGGCGACAACGAATAatttctttggtggtggtggtgttggtgggggttttgAGAAaagtccatcatcatcgtcacctgCGCGTCCGAAACGACCGCATGATGGACCGTTGGAGATTCCGGatttgttggttggtggtggtggtggtggcggtggcggtggtagtAGTACGGGGAGTTTGGTGTCGCCGCCGTTGAGCCCGCCTCCTACTAGGGCTTTGCCGGCTACTCCTCCGGTCGGGACGACAAGAGCGggggggaatgggaatgggaaccATTGGTCGGTTGTGTCGAGTTCGTCGAGTAATTACTCTAGTGAGGCGGGTAATGGTGGCAGGGCGAAggggatgggtttgggggggacgCTGTATCATCACCAGAGGGGGAGtgcgggggttgggaaggagagggggagttgggggagttggagtgGGACCACGGCGCAACAGCAAGGGACAGGGACTATTGGGAAGGCGATTGGGAGTGTGAGGGATAAGGAtagggttgggaagggggaggaggttagTCCGAggagtagtagtagtagtagtagtagtggGAGTAGTGATACTGTTACTGGGGGGACGGTGAAGGGTGGGACGACTGGGGGTAGGGGTGATGTTAGtagtttgggggagggggggcgtaTTTAG
- a CDS encoding hypothetical protein (EggNog:ENOG503NWNS; COG:Q), with protein MSDQAKRRLEATANHLSGSSSLAPIIKVAPESTTPRAAGKVVIITGANSLLGIGRASAHQFAQNGARAVYICDFDPSNLAAHKAELTTLYPSVDVHTRQFDAAHEPSVVEVINHAMTTYGRLDVFFANAGTIGPNTLFTDVDPSGFMETMRVNSLSVFLAAKHAAPAMQKTSPGKKVPGGSIIATASVAGLRSNAGDTSYSASKAAVVSMAQTISYQLAGTGVRINALCPGLIETGMTAPVFEMARQRGTQKKIGQLNPLKRGGHADEIARVALFLGSDESSYVNGQAWAVDGGLSAGHPFVPGRLG; from the exons ATGTCAGACCAAGCCAAACGCCGCCTCGAGGCCACggccaaccacctctccggCAGCTCCAGCCtcgcccccatcatcaaagtAGCCCCTgaatccaccaccccccgagCCGCCGGTAAGGtggtcatcatcactg GCGCcaactccctcctcggcatcggccGCGCCTCAGCCCACCAATTCGCCCAAAACGGCGCCCGCGCAGTCTACATCTGCGACTTtgacccctccaacctcgccgcccaCAAAGCAGAACTCACAACCCTCTACCCCTCAGTCGACGTCCACACCCGCCAATTCGACGCCGCCCACGAGCCCTCTGTCGTCGAAGTCATCAACCACGCCATGACCACCTACGGCAGGCTAGAcgtcttcttcgccaacgCCGGCACCATCGgccccaacaccctcttcACCGACGTCGACCCATCCGGCTTCATGGAAACGATGCGCGTCAACTCTCTGTCTGTCTTTTTGGCAGCCAAGCACGCCGCCCCGGCGATGCAAAAGACCAGTCCAGGTAAAAAGGTTCCGGGGGGGAGTATTATTGCTACTGCGtcggtggcggggttgaggagTAATGCTGGTGATACGAGCTACTCGGCTTCAAAGGCGGCCGTGGTGTCAATGGCGCAGACGATTTCTTATCAGTTGGCGGGAACGGGGGTGAGGATTAATGCGCTGTGTCCGGGGCTGATCGAGACGGGGATGACGGCGCCTGTGTTTGAGATGGCAAGGCAGAGGGGGACGCAGAAGAAGATTGGGCAGCTGAATCCCCTCAAGAGGGGGGGACACGCGGATGAGATTGCGAGGGTGGcgttgtttttggggagtGATGAGAGTAGTTATGTGAATGGGCAGGCGTGggcggtggatggggggttgagtgCTGGGCATCCTTTTGTGccggggaggttgggttga
- the SIW14 gene encoding tyrosine-protein phosphatase siw14 (COG:V; EggNog:ENOG503P23A) — MGAGTAIKTTLGLFAMSEGGKVVMSKRSARPYIEEDEMEKQTLDYQANGDERRSTASTSTTYSSQSSLESSPSVHAADPERDVEQLQLSSQKHRTSTTGPRDAFHPPNDDLESGSISALELDRILPTEGRPSNFGVVVPGVYRSSFPQSEDYGFIEGLKLKTIVTLVQKEFPQGYDKFIERNGINHCVFDMKGTKKQAIPIATMRSILRLVLDRRNHPLLIHCNHGKHRTGCVVGVVRKLSGWELGNVLSEYKRYAEPKVRDCDVNYITGFEPADISNLFREVTLPFRTRNFLRATFFALIMTVIWLFSGTKLISAAPQRGKVLEE; from the exons ATGGGTGCTGGCACTGCCATAAAAACGACTCTCGGTCTCTTCGCCATGTCTGAAGGAGGGAAAGTTGTCATGTCCAAGAGGAGTGCTCGGCCATACATCGAAGAAGACGAAATGGAGAAACAAACACTGGATTATCAGGCCAACGGGGACGAGAGAAGAAGCACGGCGTCGACATCTACCACCTACAGCAGTCAATCCAGCCTCGAGTCATCGCCATCAGTGCATGCCGCCGACCCGGAGAGAGATGTGGAACAGCTTCAGCTCTCAAGTCAGAAACACCgcacatccaccaccggaCCCCGCGATGCCTTTCACCCGCCAAATGACGACCTCGAGTCTGGCTCAATATCAGCTCTTGAGCTGGACAGGATACTTCCAACCGAGGGCCGGCCCTCCAATTTTGGTGTCGTTGTTCCAGGCGTGTACAGAAGCAGTTTCCCACAGTCGGAGGACTACGGCTTTATCGAGGGCTTGAAGTTGAAAACAATCGT CACCCTTGTACAAAAAGAGTTCCCACAAGGCTATGACAAGTTCATTGAGAGGAATGGCATCAACCACTGCGTCTTTGACATGAAGGGCACCAAGAAGCAGGCCATCCCGATTGCCACCATGAGGTCAATTCTCCGGCTGGTTCTGGACCGCAGGAATCACCCATTGCTGATTCACTGCAATCACGGCAAG CATCGCACTGGGTGTGTCGTTGGTGTGGTGCGCAAACTTTCTGGTTGGGAGCTTGGCAACGTGCTTAGCGAGTACAAGAGGTACGCTGAGCCGAAGGTCCGAGACTGTGACGTAAATTACATCACCGGCTTTGAGCCGGCCGACATTTCGAATCTTTTTCGAGAGGTGACCTTGCCATTTCGAACCCGAAACTTCCTCCGAgccaccttcttcgccctcaTCATGACCGTCATCTGGCTATTTTCAGGCACTAAGCTAATATCAGCGGCGCCTCAGCGAGGCAAAGTATTGGAAGAGTAG
- a CDS encoding hypothetical protein (EggNog:ENOG503P5QR), whose amino-acid sequence MASTNQDNVTFRDTIRAWGTSSIPPMTLSSLALALHLRPFQPLPFLFSPLLAFSSYLTLAGFKVDGAGTNAAWSGIYVLLASRRSPPGGVRQKFMSLRGGVRGLAMGIGAINTVCGAYVYATGDRKAEEEERREVNRWGVYDD is encoded by the exons ATGGCTTCAACAAACCAAGACAACGTCACCTTCCGTGACACCATCCGCGCCTGGGGCA catcctccatccccccaatgaccctctcctccctagCCCTagccctccacctccgccctttccagcccctccccttcctcttctcccccctcctcgccttctcctcctacctcaccctcgccggcTTCAAAGTCGACGGCGCCGGCACAAACGCAGCCTGGTCAGGCATCTacgtcctcctcgcctcccgccGCTCACCCCCGGGCGGCGTCCGCCAAAAGTTCATGTCCCTCCGCGGCGGCGTCCGCGGACTCGCAATGGGAATAGGcgccatcaacaccgtcTGCGGAGCCTACGTCTACGCTACCGGCGACCGtaaggcagaagaagaagagaggagggaAGTAAACAGGTGGGGGGTGTATGATGATTGA
- the HLJ1 gene encoding Chaperone protein dnaJ (EggNog:ENOG503NWSB; COG:O) — translation MPEAKTSGASASDGTARSRTAAGTSSSTHNGHNQGSQSRTYTPDQKAAVLRIRRCSPTAFYEILDIQKTCTDSEVKKAYRKLSLLTHPDKNGHEHADEAFKMVARAFSVLGDKEKRDKFDRFGTDPDSRFESARAAAREGTGMGGFGGRPRGGGFGGWEEEISPEEMFARFFGGGGGGMGGGFGGPFGGMDGGQFFFNLGGMGGPGIRVHQFGGGRPRARPRNPGQEEPPASMLGTILGLLPIIILFIFPIISSIFSGLTTITTPATPSMVFDQPYASYTVERMMPNYKTKYYLNKADIKSYTPAKFNWLDRQAEVVFVQQLRIECEKEMQRKQELKDQATGWFSYNKDKMELANNFPMPQCRRLNSLNK, via the exons ATGCCCGAAGCCAAAACCTCCGGCGCCTCCGCCAGCGACGGCACCGCCCGCTCCCGCACAGCAGccggcacctcctcctccacccacaaCGGCCACAACCAAGGCTCCCAATCGCGCACCTATACCCCCGACCAAAAAGCCGCCGTCCTCCGCATCCGCCGCtgctcccccaccgcctTCTACGAGATCCTCGACATCCAAAAAACATGCACCGACTCCGAGGTGAAAAAGGCATACCGcaagctctccctcctgaCACACCCCGACAAAAACGGGCACGAGCACGCGGACGAGGCGTTCAAGATGGTCGCGAGAGCGTTCAGTGTCTTGGGGGATAAGGAAAAGAGGGATAAATTTGATCGGTTTGGGACTGATCCCGATAGTAGATTCGAGTCGGCCAGGGcagcggcgagggagggaacagggatgggtgggtttggggggcggccaagggggggaggtttcgggggttgggaggaggagattagTCCTGAAGAAATGTTTGCTaggttttttgggggtggtggcgggggaatgggtggtgggtttggggggcCTTTTGGGG GTATGGACGGCGGACaattcttcttcaacctcggcGGCATGGGCGGGCCAGGGATAAGAGTCCACCaattcggcggcggcagacCAAGAGCAAGGCCTAGAAACCCCGGGCAGGAGGAACCACCGGCCAGCATGCTCGGGACGATACTGGGACTTttacccatcatcatcttaTTCATCTTTCCCATCATTTCGTCTATTTTCTCCGGGTTGACGACCATCACGACGCCGGCAACGCCGAGCATGGTGTTTGACCAGCCGTATGCGTCGTATACtgtggagaggatgatgccAAACTACAAGACAAAGTACTACCTCAACAAGGCCGACATCAAGTCTTACACCCCGGCCAAATTCAACTGGTTGGATAGGCAGGCcgaggtggtgtttgtgcAGCAGCTGAGGATCGAGTgtgagaaggagatgcagAGGAAGCAGGAGCTGAAGGACCAGGCGACGGGGTGGTTTTCTTacaacaaggacaagatGGAATTGGCTAACAACTTTCCCATGCCGCAGTGTAGGAGGCTGAATTCGTTGAACAAGTAG
- a CDS encoding hypothetical protein (EggNog:ENOG503NXMD; COG:F), with protein MAPSAIATTPTTAPTASLSTEYSDTITFYLNGTRVVLDDVDPEATLLEYLRGIGLTGTKLGCSEGGCGACTLVLSGFNPTTKKIYHASINACLAPLVAIDGKHVITVEGIGNVSRPHPAQERIAKGNGSQCGFCTPGIVMSLYSMLRNKADSKEELTEEEIEEGFDGNLCRCTGYRSILNAAQTFATTGRKVKAAANGGCGREGGCCMENGSGGGCGREVDGGEATKRFTPPGLIEYNPDTELIFPPQLKKHELKPLAFGNKRKKWFRPVTLEQLLEIKSVFPQAKIVGGSTETQIEIKFKAVQYPVSVYVADIPELRQYEFKEDSLEVGANITLTDLEHLALEAREKYGEKRGQVFEALHKQLKFFAGRQIRNVGTPAGNLVTASPISDLNPVLMAADAVLVAKSLGETTELPMKEFFQGYRKTSLPDDAVLVSIKIPVTREKGELFRAYKQAKRKDDDIAIVTGALRVRVGEDGAVEEARLVYGGMAPMTVAAKRAGEFLKGKKFAELETLEGTMTALSQDFDLSFGVPGGMASYRKSLALGFFYRFYHDAMKEFAEGERDEEAVEEIEREISTGKEDEAAAAAYEQEIVGKSNNHVAALKQATGEAQYTDDIPPARNELHGCMVLSTKAHAKLLSVDFSPALGVPGVVDYIDKNDMPSSAANRWGAPHFEEVFFAEDEVHTAGQVIGMVLATSAARAAEGARAVRVEYEELPAIFTMEEAIEKESFYKFFREIKKGDPEGAFEKCDYTFTGVARMGGQEHFYLETNAAIAVPKPEDGEMEIWSSTQNPNEAQVYASQVLGVQSNKVVVKVKRMGGGFGGKESRSVPLSSYCALAAKKTRRPVRAMLTREEDMLTSGQRHPFLGRWKVGVNKDGKIQALDLDIFNNGGWSWDLSAAVCERAMTHSDGCYLIPNIHVRGRICKTNTVSNTAFRGFGGPQGMFIAEQYMSEVADRLGMPAERFREINMYKPLEETHFNQPLTDWHVPLMYKQLQEECDYAARREAITKFNDTHKWRKRGLALIPTKFGISFTALWFNQAGALVHIYHDGSVLVAHGGTEMGQGLHTKMTQIAAQALNVPFDSVYISETATNTVANASATAASASSDLNGYAIYNACQQLNTRLQPYREKLGPKATMKELAHAAYFDRVNLSAQGFYKTPEIGYVWGENKGKMFFYFTQGVTAAEVEIDTLTGSWTCLRADIKMDVGQSINPAIDYGQIQGAFIQGLGLFTMEESLWLRNGPMKGSLATRGPGNYKIPGFRDIPQVFNVSLLKDVEWKDLRTIQRSRGVGEPPLFMGSAVFFAIRDALKAARRQYGVEAGVGVDEKGDGLLRLESPATVERIRLACCDPIVERARVEEREGEKSFFIAI; from the exons ATGGCACCCTCGGCCAtagccaccacccccaccacagctcCTACAGCCTCTCTGTCGACAGAGTATTCTGATACCATTACATTTTACCTGAACGGCACCCGTGTTGTCCTTGACGATGTCGACCCAGAGGCCACCCTTCTTGAATACCTGCGAGGCATCGGCCTAACTGGCACCAAGCT CGGCTGCTCCGAAGGCGGCTGCGGCGCCTgcaccctcgtcctctcgGGCttcaacccaaccaccaagaaaATCTACCACGCCTCCATCAACGCCTGTCTCGCccccctcgtcgccatcGACGGCAAACATGTCATCACCGTCGAAGGCATCGGCAACGTCTCCCGCCCACACCCAGCCCAAGAAAGGATAGCAAAGGGCAATGGCTCCCAATGCGGCTTCTGCACCCCCGGGATCGTCATGAGCTTATACTCGATGCTAAGGAACAAGGCCGACAGCAAAGAAGAGCTCACGGaagaggagattgaggaggggtttgaTGGGAACCTGTGCAGATGCACGGGGTACCGGTCTATCCTGAACGCAGCACAGACTTTTGCCACGACAGGGAGGAAGGTAAAAGCAGCGGCAAATGGGGGCTGTGGCAGGGAAGGGGGCTGCTGTATGGAAAATGGCAgcgggggtgggtgtgggAGAGAGGTGGATGGCGGAGAGGCAACCAAGAGGTTCACACCGCCAGGGTTGATCGAGTACAACCCCGACACGGAACTGATCTTTCCCCCTCAGCTCAAGAAACACGAGCTTAAACCACTCGCGTTTGGAAACAAGCGCAAGAAGTGGTTCAGGCCGGTAACGTTGGAGCAGCTGTTGGAGATCAAGTCTGTGTTTCCGCAGGCGAAGATTGTCGGCGGCAGCACGGAGACGCAGATTGAGATCAAGTTCAAGGCGGTGCAGTATCCAGTCAGTGTTTACGTCGCTGATATCCCAGAGCTAAGACAGTACGAGTTCAAGGAGGACTCGCTGGAGGTGGGGGCCAACATTACGCTTACTGACCTGGAGCATCTCGCGCTGGAAGCACGGGAGAAGTACGGGGAGAAGAGAGGGCAGGTCTTCGAGGCGCTGCACAAGCAGCTCAAGTTCTTTGCTGGGAGGCAGATCAGGAATGTTGGCACGCCGGCGGGGAATCTGGTGACGGCGAGTCCGATTTCAGATTTGAATCCTGTTTTAATGGCGGCTGATGCTGTTTTGGTGGCGAAATCGCTGGGCGAGACGACGGAACTTCCGATGAAAGAGTTTTTCCAGGGGTACAGAAAGACAAGCTTGCCGGACGATGCCGTGCTGGTCAGCATCAAGATCCCGGTGACGAGGGAAAAGGGCGAGCTTTTCAGGGCGTACAAGcaggcgaagaggaaggatgATGACATTGCTATCGTGACGGGTgcgttgagggtgagggtgggtgaggatggagctgtggaggaggcgaggctGGTGTACGGCGGTATGGCGCCTATGACGGTGGCGGCGAAGAGGGCCGGCGAGTTtttgaaggggaagaagttTGCCGAGTTGGAGACGTTGGAGGGCACGATGACTGCGTTGAGCCAGGACTTTGATCTGAGCTTTGGGGTTCCCGGTGGTATGGCGAGTTACAGGAAGTCATTGGCGTTGGGCTTCTTCTACAGGTTCTATCATGATGCGATGAAGGAGTTTGCTGAGGGCGaaagggatgaggaggcagTAGAGGAGATTGAAAGAGAGATCTCAACAGGCAAAGAGGACGAGGCGGCTGCGGCGGCATATGAGCAGGAGATTGTCGGCAAGTCGAACAACCATGTTGCTGCGCTGAAGCAGGCAACTGGTGAAGCTCAATACACAGACGACATCCCACCAGCGAGAAATGAGCTGCATGGCTGCATGGTCCTCTCGACCAAAGCGCACGCCAAGCTGTTGTCGGTTGACTTTTCGCCCGCGCTCGGTGTTCCAGGCGTGGTGGATTACATCGACAAGAACGACATGCCCAGCTCGGCAGCCAACCGTTGGGGTGCGCCGCACTTTGAGGAGGTCTTTtttgccgaggatgaggtgcaCACTGCTGGCCAGGTCATTGGTATGGTGCTCGCCACATCTGCTGCTCGCGCTGCCGAGGGTGCTCGCGCTGTCAGGGTCGAGTACGAGGAACTACctgccatcttcaccatggaggaggccatcgaAAAGGAGAGCTTCTACAAGTTCTTCAGAGAGATCAAAAAGGGAGATCCGGAAGGCGCGTTCGAGAAGTGTGACTACACCTTCACCGGTGTTGCCAGGATGGGCGGCCAAGAGCATTTCTATCTCGAGACCAACGCCGCGATTGCTGTTCCCAAGCCTGAAGATGGTGAGATGGAGATTTGGTCCAGCACCCAGAACCCCAACGAAGCCCAAGTTTACGCCTCCCAAGTTCTTGGTGTCCAGTCCAACaaggtcgtcgtcaaagtcaaGCGCATGGGCGGTGGCTTTGGCGGAAAGGAGTCCAGATCCGTTCCCCTGAGCTCTTACTGCGCTCTCGCTGCTAAAAAGACCCGCAGGCCAGTTCGTGCCATGCTCACCCGCGAGGAGGACATGCTCACCTCGGGTCAGCGCCATCCCTTCCTCGGCCGGTGGAAGGTAGGCGTCAACAAAGATGGCAAGATCCAAGCCCTCGatctcgacatcttcaacaatGGTGGTTGGTCTTGGGATCTCAGCGCTGCTGTCTGTGAGCGCGCCATGACGCACTCCGACGGCTGCTACCTCATCCCCAACATCCACGTCCGCGGCCGCATCTGCAAGACCAACACCGTCTCCAACACAGCTTTCCGCGGGTTTGGTGGTCCCCAAGGCATGTTCATCGCAGAACAGTACATGTCTGAAGTCGCTGATCGTCTCGGCATGCCTGCTGAACGGTTCCGCGAGATCAACATGTACAAGCCGTTGGAGGAGACTCACTTTAACCAACCATTGACTGACTGGCACGTTCCTCTGATGTACAAACAGCTTCAAGAAGAGTGCGACTATGCCGCTCGCCGGGAAGCAATCACCAAATTCAACGACACACACAAGTGGCGCAAGCGCGGGCTGGCTCTCATCCCAACAAAGTTCGGTATCTCCTTCACAGCTCTTTGGTTCAACCAGGCCGGCGCTCTTGTCCACATTTACCACGATGGTTCCGTCCTCGTCGCCCACGGTGGCACGGAGATGGGTCAAGGTCTCCACACCAAGATGACGCAGATTGCCGCCCAGGCACTCAACGTTCCGTTCGACTCGGTCTACATCTCCGAGACggccaccaacaccgtcgCCAACGCGTCTGCCACTGCCGCATCGGCATCATCCGACCTGAACGGCTACGCCATCTACAACGCCTGCCAACAACTCAACACCCGCCTCCAGCCCTACCGTGAAAAGCTCGGGCCCAAGGCAACAATGAAGGAACTCGCCCACGCCGCCTACTTTGACAGAGTCAACCTCTCGGCCCAGGGCTTCTACAAGACCCCCGAGATCGGCTACGTCTGGGGCGAGAACAAGGGCAAGATGTTTTTCTACTTTACCCAAGGCGTCACGGCCGCCGAAGTCGAAATCGACACTTTGACTGGCTCCTGGACCTGTCTGAGAGCGGACATCAAAATGGACGTTGGGCAGTCGATCAACCCGGCTATTGACTATGGTCAGATACAGGGGGCGTTCATCCAGGGTCTGGGGCTCTTTACGATGGAAGAGTCGCTTTGGTTGAGGAACGGACCGATGAAGGGGAGCCTTGCTACTCGCGGTCCAGGGAACTACAAAATTCCTGGCTTCAGGGATATACCGCAGGTTTTTAATGTGAGCTTGCTCAAAGATGTGGAGTGGAAGGATTTGAGGACGATTCAGAGGagcaggggggtgggtgagcCGCCGCTTTTTATGGGGAGTGCGGTCTTCTTTGCTATCAGGGATGCGctgaaggcggcgaggaggcagTATGGTGTtgaggcgggggtgggggtggatgagaagggggatgggctgctgaggttggagagcccggcgacggtggagaggattAGGTTGGCTTGTTGTGATCCTATTGTTGAGAGGGccagggtggaggagagggagggggagaagagttTTTTTATTGCTatttga